The Dehalococcoidia bacterium genome has a window encoding:
- a CDS encoding alpha/beta hydrolase has product MLNQESLDQLKERKKIKSALTYELEPIEARNQFNKSKLFFPTKNISIKSIENKNINVNGTKINIRIFSDIENSLQPLLVNFHGGGWVLGDLEADDSMCRKLAKLTGYKIISVDYRLAPENKFPIPLQDCYKSLIYFYENSNEFNIDKNNISICGTSAGGNLAGAVSLLCRETKKEIIKSQVLFCPVTNNNFESESYKEFEEGYGLDKKTMKWFWDHYIDDEINRFSALNKDTENTDLPKTFIAIAECDVLKSEALEYYDQIKEKVHTEMKIYDGALHGFNTEIGNITNAELCMKDIQKFLTN; this is encoded by the coding sequence ATGCTAAACCAAGAATCTTTAGATCAACTAAAAGAAAGAAAAAAAATTAAATCAGCTCTTACTTATGAGCTTGAACCAATCGAAGCTAGGAATCAATTTAACAAATCAAAATTATTTTTTCCCACTAAAAATATTAGTATTAAGAGTATTGAAAATAAAAATATCAATGTAAATGGTACTAAAATAAATATCAGAATTTTTTCTGACATAGAGAATTCATTACAACCTCTTCTGGTAAACTTTCATGGTGGTGGATGGGTGTTAGGTGATTTAGAGGCAGACGATTCAATGTGTAGAAAATTAGCAAAATTAACTGGATACAAAATTATTTCTGTTGATTATCGATTAGCACCTGAGAATAAATTTCCCATCCCCTTACAAGATTGCTACAAATCATTAATTTATTTTTATGAAAATAGTAATGAATTTAACATTGATAAGAATAATATCTCCATTTGTGGTACATCAGCTGGTGGAAATCTTGCTGGAGCTGTCTCATTATTATGTAGAGAAACGAAAAAGGAAATAATTAAGTCTCAAGTTTTGTTTTGCCCTGTGACTAATAATAACTTTGAGTCTGAATCATATAAAGAGTTTGAGGAAGGCTATGGTTTAGATAAAAAAACTATGAAATGGTTTTGGGATCACTATATAGATGATGAAATAAATAGATTTTCAGCCTTAAACAAAGATACTGAAAATACAGATCTACCAAAAACTTTTATAGCTATAGCTGAATGTGATGTATTGAAATCAGAAGCATTAGAGTATTATGATCAAATTAAAGAAAAAGTTCATACAGAAATGAAAATTTATGATGGTGCTTTACACGGCTTCAACACAGAAATTGGAAATATCACAAATGCAGAATTATGCATGAAAGATATCCAGAAGTTCTTAACTAACTAA
- a CDS encoding RNA-binding protein, producing the protein MDIYVGNLPWSIDDEGLKNLFSEHGDVISAKVITDRDTNRSKGFGFVEMDDDSAESAISSLDGSEVEGRAIKVNKSKGKK; encoded by the coding sequence ATGGATATATATGTTGGTAATTTACCTTGGAGCATAGATGACGAAGGATTAAAAAATCTATTCTCTGAACATGGTGACGTAATAAGTGCAAAAGTTATTACAGACAGAGATACAAACCGATCTAAGGGTTTTGGTTTTGTTGAAATGGATGATGACTCAGCTGAAAGTGCTATAAGTTCTCTAGACGGATCAGAAGTAGAGGGAAGAGCAATAAAGGTAAATAAATCTAAGGGTAAGAAATAA
- a CDS encoding RNA-binding protein, producing MDIYVGNIPWKVDDDELKELFSQYGDVESATVIKYKDTNRSKGFGFVEMDDESAQKAIDALEGYEMDGRPLKVNQSRGKQ from the coding sequence TTGGATATTTATGTTGGTAATATCCCTTGGAAGGTTGATGACGACGAATTAAAAGAATTGTTTTCACAATATGGGGATGTAGAAAGTGCCACTGTAATAAAATACAAAGACACTAATAGGTCAAAAGGTTTTGGGTTTGTAGAAATGGACGATGAATCAGCACAAAAAGCAATAGACGCTCTAGAGGGGTATGAGATGGATGGAAGGCCATTGAAAGTTAATCAATCTAGAGGTAAGCAATAA
- a CDS encoding NAD(P)/FAD-dependent oxidoreductase — protein MKKIKKVENKKLDVVIVGAGFAGMYMLYKLRRLNLKVEIIERASDVGGTWYWNRYPGARCDIESIEYSYSFSEELQQDWVWSNRYSDQSEILSYAGHVADRFNLRKDINFDLSVNSARYDENSKKWEIITDSNQKFTASFCVMATGTLSSIKDPDFDGLDSFEGDWYLTGKWPHSGVDFTNKKVAIIGTGSSAVQSIPVIAKQAKELKVFQRTPNYSIPAKNRPLTKKEIIRAKSSYSDIRNKARYTRAGISYNQYDEKKLLDLSEEERINELNKRWQIGGQEVFLSGFTDVAVEQEANDLAAEFVRLKIHEIVKDTKTANLLSPKNTIGCKRLCADTNYFETYNRKNVELLDINVDPITSITKNGISTKEKEFKFDVIIFATGFDAMTGALLSIDITGKDNIKLSEKWIDGPRSYLGLSINGFPNLFTITGPGSPSVLTNMMVAIEQHVEWIYDCIHKLTTSKNNQIEATISAENDWMNHVEDVASNTLRYSCNSWYVGANVPGKKRVFMPYIGGQDIYRNKCKEISNNNYQGFVIS, from the coding sequence ATGAAAAAAATAAAAAAAGTAGAAAATAAGAAATTAGATGTAGTTATAGTTGGTGCAGGTTTTGCAGGTATGTATATGCTTTATAAATTACGTCGACTGAATTTGAAAGTTGAAATCATTGAAAGAGCGTCAGATGTTGGAGGTACATGGTATTGGAATAGATATCCAGGAGCAAGATGCGATATTGAAAGTATAGAATATAGCTATTCATTTTCTGAAGAACTCCAACAAGATTGGGTATGGTCAAATAGATACTCTGATCAATCAGAAATATTAAGTTATGCTGGACATGTGGCTGATAGATTTAATTTGCGTAAAGATATCAATTTTGACCTTAGTGTTAATTCAGCAAGATATGATGAAAATTCAAAGAAATGGGAAATAATTACTGACTCAAACCAAAAATTTACTGCAAGCTTTTGTGTAATGGCTACTGGAACACTTTCTTCCATCAAGGATCCAGACTTTGATGGATTAGATTCTTTTGAAGGTGATTGGTACTTAACCGGAAAATGGCCACATAGTGGAGTTGATTTTACCAATAAAAAAGTTGCAATAATAGGAACAGGCTCTTCAGCAGTACAATCAATTCCTGTTATTGCTAAACAGGCAAAAGAATTAAAAGTTTTTCAAAGAACTCCGAATTATTCTATTCCAGCAAAAAATAGGCCACTAACAAAGAAGGAAATAATTAGAGCCAAATCTAGTTATTCAGATATAAGGAATAAAGCTAGATATACCAGGGCTGGAATCAGCTATAACCAATATGATGAAAAAAAACTACTAGATCTTTCAGAAGAAGAAAGAATAAATGAATTAAATAAAAGATGGCAAATAGGAGGACAAGAAGTTTTTCTTTCTGGATTTACTGATGTTGCAGTTGAACAAGAAGCTAATGATCTTGCCGCTGAATTCGTAAGGCTGAAGATTCATGAAATTGTAAAAGATACCAAAACTGCGAATCTTTTATCACCAAAAAATACTATTGGTTGCAAAAGATTATGTGCAGATACAAATTATTTTGAAACATATAATCGAAAGAATGTTGAACTATTAGATATAAACGTTGATCCTATTACTTCAATAACTAAAAATGGTATTTCAACCAAAGAAAAAGAATTTAAGTTTGATGTGATAATTTTTGCTACTGGATTTGACGCAATGACTGGAGCATTATTATCCATTGATATTACTGGAAAAGATAATATTAAATTGTCTGAAAAATGGATTGATGGTCCTAGATCCTATTTAGGATTGTCAATTAATGGTTTTCCTAACCTTTTTACAATTACAGGACCAGGAAGTCCATCAGTTCTTACTAATATGATGGTTGCAATTGAACAACATGTTGAATGGATATATGATTGTATTCATAAATTAACTACTTCTAAAAATAATCAAATAGAAGCTACTATATCAGCTGAAAATGATTGGATGAATCATGTTGAGGATGTGGCGAGTAATACTCTAAGGTATTCTTGCAATTCTTGGTATGTAGGTGCAAACGTTCCGGGTAAAAAAAGAGTTTTCATGCCATATATAGGTGGCCAAGATATATACAGAAATAAATGTAAAGAGATTTCTAATAATAACTATCAAGGTTTTGTAATTAGTTAG
- a CDS encoding alanine racemase — protein sequence MFNDYKLSDISEIETPEFLIFESKVESNIDTIISMIGDKKRLVPHAKTHKSKYILNKLIKNGITRHKTSTLNELEVLADCEPEELILAYPISSLKKIERFQKIINKFPKTKFSTIASNIYHINLLKNIEGLHGVYIDLDTGMNRTGVLIDNIDEFLLQIFGTENINILGIHAYDGHMHGKTDIEERKIESKKTLDEIRILENKLKETYYLNNLEIIVGGSWSFHFYIEEKDIKLSPGTWIYWDASNIKQKELDFIIAGVVIGQVIDENKDNDTVTVDIGAKAISSDPITENRFNLVDKPNCKLIFQNEEHGIIKLNGESLSFGDYVLAQPGHACTVSPKYSRALKVNEEGFVSGEIKIDARDRV from the coding sequence ATGTTCAATGACTATAAATTAAGTGATATTTCTGAAATCGAAACTCCCGAATTTCTAATATTTGAATCTAAAGTAGAATCAAATATAGATACAATAATTTCAATGATTGGAGATAAAAAAAGACTTGTCCCTCATGCAAAGACTCATAAGTCAAAATATATCTTAAATAAGTTAATTAAGAATGGAATTACTAGGCATAAAACCTCTACGCTTAATGAGCTGGAAGTTCTAGCTGATTGTGAACCAGAAGAATTGATACTAGCATATCCAATTTCATCCTTAAAGAAAATTGAAAGATTTCAAAAAATCATTAATAAATTTCCTAAAACAAAATTCTCAACAATTGCTTCTAATATTTATCATATTAACTTACTGAAAAATATTGAAGGTTTGCATGGAGTTTATATTGATTTAGATACTGGAATGAATCGAACAGGTGTATTAATTGACAATATTGATGAATTCTTACTTCAAATCTTTGGTACCGAAAATATTAATATTCTAGGTATTCATGCTTATGATGGCCATATGCATGGAAAAACCGATATCGAAGAAAGAAAAATTGAATCTAAAAAAACTTTGGATGAAATTAGAATTTTGGAAAATAAGTTGAAAGAAACTTATTATCTTAATAATCTTGAAATTATAGTTGGAGGTTCTTGGTCATTTCATTTTTATATTGAAGAAAAAGATATTAAGTTATCTCCTGGTACATGGATATATTGGGATGCATCAAATATCAAGCAAAAAGAATTAGATTTTATAATAGCTGGAGTTGTAATAGGTCAAGTAATTGATGAAAATAAAGATAATGACACAGTAACAGTGGATATAGGTGCAAAAGCTATTTCATCTGATCCTATTACTGAAAATAGATTTAATCTTGTTGATAAACCCAATTGTAAGTTAATTTTTCAAAACGAAGAGCATGGAATTATAAAGTTGAATGGAGAATCTTTATCATTTGGAGATTATGTTTTGGCTCAACCTGGTCATGCTTGCACAGTATCACCTAAGTATTCAAGAGCTTTGAAAGTTAATGAAGAAGGGTTTGTGTCAGGAGAAATAAAGATTGATGCTAGAGATAGAGTCTAG
- a CDS encoding ABC transporter permease: MFSFIKIKFFLSYLFLFFRRYPIFSLSFLIIISLLGIFAPLIAPYNPYVADTRARLMPPGIVSGLYNLQNFDLIKAEGQISQTPRWIQLLELENENTENKIIKKGERGKIDFKLGPNTNFVDVNRNGNYIDEIKFDNFSNCLGLSQNECPMPNLEFIKIYKDETKGFIEYIANEDIQDNVNDIISLDLRVIREDTKKWNWWPSGLYLLGTDTIGRDYFSRLIYGARWNLSLMILTGIVGSIIGSFLGIISGWFAFRPKYWIIDEIIMRIVDITSVIPILLIAIMTTIILGNDIWVFACILVLFTWQNFVRIIRAKTLIMRNSEYINSALISGSSLRRIIIRHILPFHLNDIMVIATFNCAMIITLEAVLCFFNIAIPRHWTAWGNLVKLASDYWNEGWINGTYPYRYQMIIPTTLIVLTVFSLNFLGDWFRDKLDPRLRQFES, encoded by the coding sequence ATGTTTTCATTTATAAAAATTAAGTTTTTTCTTAGTTATCTATTTTTATTCTTCAGAAGATATCCTATTTTTTCTCTGAGTTTTCTAATAATAATATCTTTATTAGGAATATTTGCCCCATTAATTGCACCTTATAACCCATATGTGGCTGATACTAGAGCTAGATTAATGCCTCCTGGAATAGTAAGTGGATTATATAATTTACAAAACTTTGATCTTATAAAAGCCGAAGGCCAAATTAGTCAAACACCAAGATGGATACAGTTATTAGAGTTAGAAAATGAAAATACTGAAAATAAAATTATTAAGAAAGGGGAACGAGGAAAAATAGATTTTAAGCTAGGTCCAAATACCAACTTTGTTGATGTGAATAGGAATGGCAATTATATTGATGAAATAAAATTTGATAATTTTTCTAATTGCTTAGGGCTATCTCAAAATGAATGTCCTATGCCAAACTTAGAATTTATAAAAATATATAAGGATGAGACAAAAGGATTTATAGAATATATTGCTAATGAAGATATTCAAGATAATGTCAATGATATTATTTCACTTGATTTAAGAGTGATAAGAGAGGATACAAAAAAATGGAATTGGTGGCCTAGTGGTTTATATCTTTTAGGTACAGATACAATTGGAAGAGATTATTTTTCTAGATTGATATATGGAGCTAGGTGGAACCTTTCTTTGATGATATTAACAGGGATAGTAGGTAGTATAATAGGCTCTTTTTTAGGTATAATTTCTGGATGGTTCGCATTTCGACCAAAGTATTGGATAATTGATGAAATTATAATGCGAATAGTTGATATTACCAGCGTTATACCGATTTTATTAATAGCAATAATGACAACAATTATTCTAGGCAATGATATATGGGTATTTGCATGTATTCTTGTTCTTTTCACTTGGCAAAATTTTGTAAGAATTATTCGAGCTAAAACTTTAATTATGCGTAATAGTGAATATATAAATTCTGCTCTTATATCGGGCTCAAGTCTAAGAAGAATAATTATCAGACATATATTACCTTTTCATCTAAACGATATTATGGTTATAGCAACTTTTAATTGCGCAATGATAATTACTCTAGAAGCTGTTCTTTGTTTTTTTAATATTGCAATACCAAGACATTGGACAGCATGGGGTAATTTAGTAAAATTAGCTTCAGATTATTGGAATGAGGGTTGGATAAATGGAACATATCCTTACAGATATCAAATGATAATTCCAACAACACTAATAGTATTAACTGTATTTTCTCTAAATTTTCTTGGAGATTGGTTTAGGGATAAATTAGATCCTAGATTAAGGCAGTTTGAATCCTAA
- a CDS encoding mandelate racemase/muconate lactonizing protein, which yields MKITKLVIRNLSGHFESDGEFWEERLVRPIDIYPEYEIEKHENWSLQKNKNVSTNSIFVEIHTDKDMYGTAGPIDSLQADVIEKSLSKIILGKDPLAIELLWDQMHRINVHGRQGITMMAISAIDCALWDLKGKFYETPVFKILGGPTRKEVPAYASMLGFNVTDMGLVKERSKYFKDQGYTAQKWFFRYGPMSGNEGLKKNIEMVKTLRETLGDSYEIMLDCWQSMDYKYVVQLAKNIEEFRPYWLEETVMNDRVEIYKKIKDKISIPLSGAEHDYTRWGMLRFIEKKALDFLQPDIYWAGGLSEVIKISSLATTYDLITIPHGHSSNASLHFSLSQVPIHTPYQEFLIKWNKIHQHFLKTPETPDKGKFYETDLVGLGMELDIDKIEKEEKIEIK from the coding sequence ATGAAAATAACAAAATTAGTAATTAGAAACTTATCTGGTCATTTTGAATCTGATGGAGAATTCTGGGAAGAAAGACTAGTTAGGCCCATAGATATATATCCTGAATATGAAATTGAAAAACACGAAAATTGGTCTCTTCAAAAAAATAAAAATGTTTCTACAAACTCTATATTTGTGGAGATTCATACAGACAAAGATATGTATGGAACAGCTGGTCCTATAGATTCTTTACAGGCTGACGTTATAGAAAAATCTCTGTCCAAAATTATCTTAGGTAAGGATCCTTTAGCAATAGAGTTATTGTGGGATCAAATGCATAGGATTAATGTTCATGGTCGACAAGGAATAACAATGATGGCAATTAGTGCTATAGATTGTGCTTTATGGGACCTAAAAGGAAAATTTTACGAAACTCCAGTTTTTAAGATTTTAGGTGGTCCAACTAGAAAAGAAGTTCCTGCATACGCATCTATGCTCGGTTTTAATGTTACTGATATGGGTTTAGTAAAAGAACGTTCAAAATATTTTAAGGATCAAGGATATACTGCACAAAAATGGTTTTTTAGATATGGACCAATGTCAGGAAATGAAGGATTGAAAAAAAATATTGAGATGGTAAAAACTCTTAGAGAAACACTTGGTGACAGTTATGAAATAATGTTAGATTGTTGGCAGTCTATGGATTATAAGTATGTTGTACAACTTGCAAAAAATATAGAAGAATTCAGACCATATTGGCTAGAAGAAACAGTTATGAATGACAGAGTTGAAATTTATAAAAAAATTAAAGATAAAATTTCTATTCCTCTTTCAGGAGCAGAACATGATTATACAAGATGGGGAATGCTTAGATTTATAGAGAAAAAAGCTCTAGATTTTCTTCAACCAGATATTTACTGGGCAGGTGGTTTATCTGAAGTTATAAAAATATCCAGCTTAGCAACTACTTATGATCTAATAACAATTCCACATGGTCATTCATCAAATGCTTCTTTACATTTTTCCTTGTCTCAAGTACCAATACATACTCCCTACCAAGAGTTCTTAATAAAATGGAATAAAATACATCAGCATTTTTTGAAAACTCCTGAAACTCCTGATAAAGGAAAATTTTATGAAACTGATTTAGTTGGATTAGGGATGGAATTGGATATCGACAAAATAGAAAAAGAAGAAAAAATAGAAATAAAATAA
- a CDS encoding MFS transporter, whose protein sequence is MISYLKNNSFFLSKSFQSLIFSRSFAQYSVHIRALIFSWLAFEITQKDIWVGIVLGAGSSPIFITSFLGSFLSEKYNINKLLFISYLLFFLALILMIFIDYDNIYILLILSVTFGAIPGIWQTVFQTILVNTNTKKDLSKINSYYYLIIFFGEMMNPIIFAYLITSFSINYVIVFASIYLVFSIILVNFHPKDLQEKRKNNYINYDSYQDIFRNKPVIFWAVIIAAFQSIFGVTLFVVLPKYANILDVGATGFGIMNASVGAGMFFGSMLSIFTGVFRSRITIWIISSLGWDIGQLLFAFSENYIFSLLCLFLMGISGAYWMVAATLIFQDQTGKFDRNKIMGLFSLVLSIFFIGWFVGGVISDITNAKIAIIISAVSVYPVIIIGLSLSKKLRRV, encoded by the coding sequence TTGATTAGTTATCTTAAAAATAATTCTTTTTTTTTATCAAAAAGTTTTCAATCATTAATATTTTCGCGATCATTTGCACAATATTCTGTGCATATTAGAGCTTTAATATTTAGTTGGTTAGCATTTGAAATCACTCAAAAAGATATATGGGTAGGTATAGTCCTTGGAGCTGGCTCTAGTCCAATTTTTATAACAAGTTTCTTGGGTTCATTTTTATCAGAAAAATATAATATAAATAAATTATTATTTATTTCCTATTTATTATTTTTCTTAGCATTAATTCTTATGATATTTATTGACTATGATAATATTTATATTCTCTTGATATTAAGTGTAACTTTTGGGGCTATACCTGGAATATGGCAAACAGTTTTTCAGACAATTTTAGTTAACACCAATACTAAAAAAGATCTTTCAAAAATAAATTCTTATTATTACTTAATTATTTTTTTTGGAGAAATGATGAATCCTATAATTTTTGCATATCTTATTACATCATTTTCAATAAATTATGTTATAGTTTTTGCTTCAATCTACTTAGTTTTTAGTATAATTTTGGTAAATTTTCATCCTAAAGATCTTCAGGAAAAAAGAAAGAATAATTATATTAATTATGATTCTTATCAAGATATTTTTAGGAATAAACCAGTAATATTTTGGGCAGTTATAATTGCAGCATTTCAATCAATTTTTGGAGTTACTTTATTTGTAGTTTTACCTAAATATGCCAATATCCTTGATGTTGGAGCAACTGGTTTTGGTATTATGAATGCCTCTGTAGGAGCGGGAATGTTTTTTGGTTCAATGTTATCGATTTTTACAGGAGTATTCAGAAGTAGAATTACAATTTGGATTATATCTAGCTTAGGCTGGGATATAGGTCAATTACTATTTGCTTTTTCTGAAAATTATATTTTTTCACTCTTATGTCTTTTTTTAATGGGTATTAGTGGAGCATATTGGATGGTTGCAGCTACTCTAATTTTTCAAGATCAGACTGGAAAATTTGATAGGAATAAAATTATGGGTCTTTTCTCTCTCGTGCTATCAATATTTTTTATAGGTTGGTTTGTAGGAGGAGTTATATCAGATATTACTAATGCTAAGATAGCTATAATTATAAGTGCAGTGTCAGTTTATCCTGTGATTATTATTGGGCTTTCACTTTCCAAAAAATTAAGGAGAGTCTAA
- a CDS encoding cryptochrome/photolyase family protein, which produces MEVTFIYPNQLFDSNPALSRNRKNYIIRHPNFFSKENDYKLHKQKLLLHFLSTEDYAKKLIDLGYECEIVEHNEYDNFVNRILISDVTRIHLCVLNDHSLEKSLMDKFSLKASIIFVDSPYFLESQKETLEYFNDRKKFQLSHYYKKLRIKHNILIQEDNRPKGGKWSYDVENRKRLPKGSVIPENIRLTYNEKLLDKYKAKIISEFPNNPGSLENFNYPINTSQALEVFSNFLIEKFRRFGDYQDAILDEETFLFHSIISPSMNIGLLTPREVINTTLSFSKDNYIGLNSLEGFIRQILGWREYIRGIYLSNGKFQKSSNYFEISNDLPQSFYSRISLAPVDNSIKKANSYAYLHHIERLMIIGNIMLLLEIDPVKVNRWFMELFIDSYEWVMVPNVFGMSQFSDGGLMASKPYISSSNYILRMSNHTKGEWSVIWDSLYWQFISNHKEKLVTNPRMSLMVNIFDKKTNKAKKDIKSISENFKEYIF; this is translated from the coding sequence ATGGAAGTTACGTTTATATATCCTAATCAATTATTTGATAGTAATCCTGCTTTATCTAGGAATAGAAAAAATTACATAATCAGACATCCGAATTTTTTTTCAAAAGAAAATGATTATAAATTACATAAGCAAAAACTGCTTCTACATTTTTTGAGTACAGAAGATTATGCAAAAAAGCTTATTGATTTAGGTTATGAATGTGAAATAGTAGAACACAATGAGTATGATAATTTTGTAAATAGAATTTTGATTTCAGATGTCACTAGAATTCACTTATGCGTCCTTAATGATCACTCTTTAGAAAAATCTTTAATGGACAAATTTTCCCTCAAAGCCTCTATAATTTTTGTAGATTCTCCTTACTTTTTAGAATCACAGAAAGAAACATTAGAATATTTTAATGATAGAAAAAAATTTCAATTATCTCATTATTACAAAAAACTTCGAATCAAGCATAATATTCTTATTCAAGAAGATAATAGACCCAAAGGAGGTAAGTGGAGTTATGATGTTGAAAATAGGAAAAGACTACCTAAGGGAAGTGTTATCCCAGAGAATATTAGACTAACTTATAATGAAAAATTATTAGATAAGTATAAAGCAAAAATCATTTCAGAATTCCCTAATAATCCAGGTTCATTGGAAAATTTTAATTATCCAATAAATACTTCTCAAGCACTTGAAGTTTTTTCGAATTTTCTCATTGAAAAGTTTAGAAGATTTGGTGACTATCAAGATGCAATTTTGGATGAAGAAACTTTTCTATTTCATAGTATAATTTCACCATCAATGAATATCGGTCTATTGACCCCAAGAGAAGTCATTAATACTACGTTGTCTTTTTCAAAAGATAATTATATAGGCTTAAATTCATTAGAAGGTTTTATAAGGCAAATTCTAGGTTGGAGAGAATACATTAGAGGAATTTATTTATCTAATGGTAAATTTCAGAAAAGTTCAAACTATTTTGAAATTTCAAATGACTTACCTCAATCTTTTTATTCAAGGATATCTCTAGCTCCAGTAGATAATTCAATTAAAAAAGCTAACAGTTATGCTTACTTACATCATATTGAAAGGTTAATGATAATTGGAAATATAATGCTACTTCTCGAAATAGATCCTGTAAAAGTTAATAGATGGTTTATGGAATTATTCATTGATTCATATGAGTGGGTAATGGTGCCAAACGTATTTGGTATGAGTCAGTTCTCTGATGGAGGCTTAATGGCTTCAAAACCCTACATAAGTTCTAGTAATTATATTCTCAGAATGAGTAATCATACAAAAGGGGAATGGTCTGTAATTTGGGATTCTTTGTATTGGCAATTTATTTCTAATCATAAAGAAAAATTAGTCACTAACCCTAGAATGAGCTTAATGGTAAATATTTTTGACAAAAAAACTAACAAAGCAAAAAAAGATATTAAATCTATATCTGAAAATTTCAAAGAGTATATCTTTTAG
- a CDS encoding amidohydrolase, translating into MLSREDLKLFVTNFIDSNKDLPIKLSKEVLSNPETGYKEFKTSKSVKQAFQTMNLSIKDKIAVTGLSTRIDGANPGPNVAVIGELDGLPVPGHPYEDKKTNAAHACGHHIQLGNMLASLIGLNNKEVLDNLSGSITFIAVPAEEYVEIEWRSSERDKGKFEFLGGKQEFVKLGQFDDIDISMMTHAKGNFSGFGYGGTGNGLIAKFIEFHGKSSHAGGDPHLGINALNAANLALMGIHANRETFVDDDHVRVHPIITKGGFVVNQVPEIVTMETFVRGASIDSIINANLKVDNALRAGAMAVGAEVKITTLPGYFPLSHDKNLTNIYKKNLEASKNQNIELGHSGGSTDMGDLAHLMPVIHPYVGGATEASAHTSGFIIKDYNLSVIEAGKMMAHTVIDLLSDGANLAKKIISSHHPKYSKSEYIKVMRDLSNIEIKNYNL; encoded by the coding sequence ATGCTATCTAGAGAAGACTTAAAATTATTTGTTACAAATTTTATTGATTCAAATAAAGATTTGCCTATTAAATTATCCAAAGAAGTTCTTTCTAATCCAGAAACAGGTTACAAAGAATTCAAGACCAGCAAAAGCGTAAAGCAAGCATTCCAAACTATGAATTTATCAATTAAAGATAAAATTGCTGTAACTGGGTTATCTACAAGAATTGACGGAGCAAACCCTGGTCCTAATGTTGCTGTGATAGGGGAATTAGATGGATTACCTGTACCTGGACATCCTTATGAAGATAAAAAAACTAATGCTGCCCATGCCTGTGGTCATCATATTCAGTTAGGAAATATGCTAGCAAGCTTAATTGGTCTAAATAACAAAGAAGTTCTTGATAATTTATCAGGATCAATAACATTTATAGCTGTACCTGCTGAGGAGTATGTTGAAATTGAGTGGAGGAGTAGTGAAAGAGATAAAGGTAAATTTGAATTTTTAGGTGGCAAGCAAGAATTTGTAAAATTGGGACAATTTGATGATATCGATATATCTATGATGACTCATGCAAAAGGAAATTTTTCAGGCTTTGGATACGGAGGTACAGGTAATGGTCTAATAGCAAAGTTTATTGAATTTCATGGAAAATCATCACATGCTGGAGGTGATCCTCATTTAGGAATAAATGCATTAAATGCTGCTAATTTAGCTTTGATGGGTATCCATGCAAATAGAGAAACCTTTGTTGATGATGACCACGTTAGAGTTCATCCTATAATTACTAAAGGGGGCTTTGTTGTTAACCAAGTACCAGAGATAGTTACAATGGAAACATTTGTTAGAGGAGCTTCAATCGATTCAATTATAAATGCCAACTTGAAAGTAGATAATGCATTAAGAGCAGGTGCTATGGCTGTTGGAGCTGAGGTTAAGATTACTACTTTACCAGGTTATTTTCCACTATCTCATGATAAAAACTTAACAAACATTTATAAAAAAAATCTTGAAGCATCTAAAAACCAAAATATTGAATTAGGTCATAGCGGTGGTTCGACGGATATGGGAGACCTCGCACATTTGATGCCTGTTATTCATCCCTATGTTGGAGGAGCTACAGAGGCTTCAGCTCATACCTCTGGTTTTATCATAAAGGACTATAATTTGAGTGTAATAGAAGCTGGTAAAATGATGGCTCATACTGTGATTGATTTACTTTCAGACGGAGCAAATTTAGCAAAAAAAATTATTTCTAGTCATCATCCAAAGTATTCTAAGAGTGAATATATAAAAGTTATGAGAGATCTAAGCAATATAGAAATTAAGAATTATAATTTATAG